The following nucleotide sequence is from Aedes aegypti strain LVP_AGWG chromosome 3, AaegL5.0 Primary Assembly, whole genome shotgun sequence.
CCGAtcctttgtttttgaaattattttttgaatacttaGTTATTCGAAACAAGGCAAATTTGTCTGCGTTTTTCTATGTAagatattaacccctctaccggcagctacatttttttaccacaaaaaaaatttcaaaaagcgataacttttttgtttttcaacatttttgcaccattttttttacaagccttcaaaaaactcttttatttttttaatctgtatcagtattgatcattggtcatatggttttgaagatattcagatgttccttgggggaccgacatttcccatataaaatttcttcgACCGCCTTTTTTGTTTTagtcaatttgtcaaaaaactaaaatgtgggctatacaatatCAGGTTATAAGAAGctcctctgaaaaaaatcatacaaatcggttaagttttctccaagaaatctgaaaattacaaaatgatgttttttttaaggtttcaaGATCTTCATACGGCCAGATTATTaccagaaacaaaaatgttcattgcTCAAAAACGATTGCAccaatttgattcattttttcacaacagactctTATTGAAGTGTTGCTTCGAACGGTTGTActtcttttccccgaatgtcagttccccgaatgttatttccccgaacgccggttccccgaatatcccgtttccccgaatatctCACTTCCCCGAGAAGattttggcactcatatttgTCATATCTTCATACATATCAGGGCGGTGAACGTACTGGTTATCTgttatgcacccttctttatttgattagcggttcttacgagttttaccgtcctcagcatttttggcaacatgtgtatagtcgaaaatgaccaaatacctccttcttttcattgcttatcattctttctaattcaccatcctgccactgaaaactattctagcacctatttgaactgcagccacttttcggggaaacgagccattcggggaaaagtagcacaacagTTTCGAACAGCGAATAAGCGAtgatgagaaaaaatctgtagacgGAGATATTTACGTAAATTATGGCAAAATATTggtcccccaagaaatttctttcggaattagatgcccaatgatcaatatcaacacagattcttaaaatagaacaaatttttgagagcttgtggaaatatgatgcaaaaatatcgaaaaacaaaaaagttatcgctgtttgaatatttctttttgattaaaaactgaagctgccggtagaggggttaatgattATCAGTTATTTACGGGAAATTGACTGTAGTTATCAGTCTGAGATAATATCCAGCTTTTAATGAGCGTTCATACCACCACCAAAAATTAGCTCACTTTCATATTGGTGTCTATGGATATGATGTTTGACTTGAGTCGTTTGATATTGAAtagacccaagccaaacgtcaaaccCTACCAGAAATTGGGATAACTTTTCGCGGCCATTACCACTCggaaaaagctggatagttccTTCAATTggcttatttgattgaaaaaaagcACAAAATTATATGGCGCAATTTAGGAAACTTGTACTTTTTTCACTTTTGGGCTAGAAAAAATGTACTGCAGAGAAACAAACTACCCACAatgtgaaagaaaaaaaatgtcctcTTTCAGATGCACCAAGTTCCGCTAACAATTTATGGGATTAAATTGAACAGCTCTTGTTGTACCTCCGGAGCGTCAATCTTACGGATTTTTAGTTGCTTAGTTTTATATCTGTCGGCAAGAATTTTACTCTGttaagggctcattcacaaatttcataacgctgaagggggtggatgagtgttttgaaaatgttacagctcatacaaaattaaaaaaaattcatacaaaatgcgttacgagggggtgggtgggtgtcaaaaatgatcatttttggcgTAATGAAAGTTGTGTAAAAtgcgtagtatgcacctgaaacgtaaagcgctcaagtaaaatttctcttttttactaaagaaattttgacagccgatccagtatgagcgaagtgtcacttttacttgcggaataattgagcggcacatttttccgtacggaaaagtgacagctccatttgatttgtacagcaggcgttaccgacgtaaTGAAATCACCtgtacttctcagcagcgtaaaactcaagtaatttcggtggagcaatcattccttgaccgtttcttgtcctatccttttgctcagtacttatgatcagcgcaCCGGCCATGAACCCTAAGTCATGAAACATGTTCGCCATAAACAAATGTACTACTTATTATTACTTTATAAAATAGCACTTCTCAAAGATTTGTTTTCCCGAAAAACAATAAAAGTCATTTAATCCTATCGCCGAAAGAATTGATGCGTTGTTTAGTTCATTTGGTGCTGAAACAtgaagattttattaaatttattttcgttGGAAAAAGAAAATATCAGACACGCCCTTATTTCATatcattccattcgttgttttgcatccgtcaacaacgaaacaaaatccCGATCTGCTATAGTGAAAAATcgtgccggcagcggtggatggccccattgtttacgttgagagtaggtacgtgaaaattgcgttatctgtcacttcgcgggggggttggctcagattgacaataaaaatatcacaatcttttaagtttgtttacttttttcaattgggaattagttttcttccaaagcctattagaaataagattggtctttatctgggagggaggcaccgatactacacacgaaatataagacaacgttattttgaactgcaagataactccagcttgccaacaacaatcaaggcaggcttcgagaaaatcggtagttacgatttgttgtgcaccttcgatctttcctgacaaacatgaaaaaaggaccacagttttctatgcactaaatattcattttcattggataaagtagaacgatgcgtttttcaatgctttatgttcaatcagattaaatggtgctcacgtgacattacttgcggtATGTggatgaattgattttcattcgatttttatcacttttgaagaaatacggaaatatgttttaatcagttacgcgcttttttcatgttagtccaatgtttgagatctgggctcacagtgacagttcgtgacagcggaatctcggctcactatgacgtgcagaaattttgtattggtttctccctcccaggtctttattacagttaaatgtaatgcaaaaccatctaggtcctattgaaacgcttcgtaaaggctaccggaaaatccacgtagctcttacgtttagcgacggtggaatggacgaagtccaaaagttcatgcgttcattctgggctacctatgattaacgtaagagctacgtgaaaagtgcgatggaaaaaaatcacgtatgttttcacgtaacaatgacgtttggattattttgagtgtaccagttccgatcaatcacggagtagcaaccattgacatgtacagtcagtctatgctatgctatgatgCTGgactataggccttttcatgtgacagatccgtctatgcatttgtttacatcggtggaggaccggtgctaacacgggcctgtcattttcatagaagaactgtcaaagcgcttcccgatcagctgatttgagacgtcatgtgaataggcctatactgGAAGAACGTCTGGgagaatctgtggaggaatcaTGACACTagcagaattcctgaagcatttgcccgaggaatctgagaagaaattcctgaagagcCTGTGAAATAGTTGCGTCTCTCTGGACTAAGTCTTGCTACAAGCCCTGCCACGGAATAAGGTTCAAAGTCACACTTACCAAAGTGAGATACGGCTTCAACAGTAGAGCCATATTGCGCTCCGTTTGTTCGTATTCGCGTCGAAGAGTTTCCACCGATCGAGGAGTTACGCGCTTCACTAGCCGATATTTTCCACGAAAGATGTGGCCGTTCACGCTTTTCTTGAACAGATTTATCACGGTTAATTTCATTTTAGCGGCGTGAAAACGTTTGCGGATTTCGTGAAATAAGTTGATTACAGCACCAAGCGCCAGCAACGAAGAACGTGATTTGTTTTGGATCTACTAATGTCAAAAGGGGCGATTTTTGCACGGGGTGAGAGCAAAAGTTgttattttatataatttttgaattCAGATGGCTCTGGCGTTCGGTAAAATCAGGTAAAATCTATTCGGTATGTTGCACTCTGATAAATTAGATCTCTGCATAAGCGCTACAGGGCGTTATCAACACTCTTGAAGTTTTCTACATAGCTgccatttattttcaaatgtccCCTTATTGTGAAATTTCCAGAGGGATGgcatcatagtttttcactatgGTATTTGACAGGTCTTGTTGTGCCTTCTTATCGGGAGCATAAATTTATACTCCAGTTGAAATTCTCACGCACACTCATgtatttgttgaatgtttaccTTCCGTATGAGTGATAATGGTACAAAATGcgccaaacaagacaaaaactgCGCAAAGCTGGTATGTGAGAATGTGCATTGAAAGTCTTCGGTTTACTTATCAGTGGTTTAATCCGCGTTCGCAATGGCATTTAGCCATCTATCCCGCGCATCGATATTGGTTGGAAACTTGTGATGCGAAATGTTATCATCGTGATAATTGTTCTTCTGATTATGAGAATCGACACCGAAAGAAGGAAACAACACATCATTGTGGTTTTTatgataatatttatgaaacttacttttattttaaaccGCGAGCTACGCTATGGAAATAATAACGAACAATATGCGTAGATTTTGTGTGCCTAGGTTCATTTTCCCACATTCACACCTGCTGCATTGCTTATAGCGTAATAGTATTGGTGAGCGCTGCTTGCGTTCGATAAGAGGCAACAAAATATGGCCATCATATCGGCCCCCTGGAAATTTCAAAGTATAATTAAAGATGCgaaaatgaaatttcaaatttcacacCTCACACTCAGAGAACACACTCTACAGCGTGTCATTAaagtacacgcaaacaaattttgttgtttaatctaccgaatccatggtaaattaagaactgcagcaacgattttcaaccaacTACTAAAATCTTAAGTTtacaaatcactgagcagtgcagtaaatgtgaccatgtccatagtagcatccactacaaagcattgtatttcaatcagTGACACCCACCGTATAACACAGTCAGTGTGGTCAAAGTAGAATGCCAAAAttgtcaaatcaagaatgtttctagtcataaattcTGCAACTGTGGTTGAATAAAaggaatatattttcttgtgtagtgatattgactatgttttggtagaattaacaGATAAATGTAGTcgattgaaaatcgttggtgcagttcttaattttaccatggatagttaatagggtaacgactgtttattttgttctcaaacgctaacagttggcgccagcggcaaaaattacagacaacaacctttcgaacattcagtttctcgtaccggccgccgagcggcgacactgatgtttgtattccccTCACCgatcacgctacgctggattctcaaatttgtcaaactttcaacacaagcgcataggccaggagaagtggatgaacttgtcattcatttttctgtcaaatctcatacaaaatctactttttctttgacagaaattcactctaggtgaaccacttcccctggcctatggaagaatggtagtcggagaactgtcaaaacgtatggaaaataatgaaaatcgtaaattgcttgcaatagggcgatattcaaaactgaaaaggcaatagatggctctttttcaatggtagtaaaaacgaaatcctgaagcaaagaaagcaccacggaagataaactaatcacaaaaagttatgtattcactttacacttgatttctaatcactacttttttgattcagtttcctaattgcaagcaatttacgattttcattgttttccatacgttttgacagttctccgactaccattcttccatgcgcttgtgttgaaagtttgagaaatttgagaatccagcgtagcgcgatcagtgagtggaatagaaacatcagtgtcgccgctcggcggccggtaagagaaactgaatgttcgaaaggttgttgtctgtaatttttgccgctggcgccaactgttagcgtttgagaacaaaataaacagtcgttaccctattaggaaactgaatcaaaaaagcagtgattagaaatcaagtgtaaagtgaatacataactttttgtgtttagttcatctcccgtggtgctttctttgcttcaggatttcgtttttactaccattgaaaaagagccatctattgccttttcagttttgaatatcgccctattaatTTCAGTGTCAGGGGCTGGTCTCGATATATCGATACAATCGGTTTTGTGTGCTAATGTTGTAGAAACGAATGTCGGGCAAGAttcaaacacagacaaacagacgtaacacttagaacaaatgtcgatcaaaatcatagtcacgaggacatgtacgcccaatgctaaaatcggtgtgtttggccgataggccaacagatggcggtaccCAAATAACACTgttagctgaataacagtttattcagctgaaaagagGCTGTATAAACTTCGttttagctgaataagctgttattcagccaccaatgttacttgggtagtgtgcaaacgtcaaacacgaacaaaaacgatgcgagcgctgcgggtggtggatcggccatctaccatatttttgaaccgaccgttaaaaaggttgtcgatggccaatgatgagagtgtgacgtctgtttgtctgtgattcaaatatgacgtccaccgtttttcgggatttctagaccccgcCCCCCCCCTCACCCCtatgtcacgctttttccaataccttatacATACGCTGTCACACTTTAATATACCCTCCCCCCTCCCccaaacgatggacgtcatttttggacgACCCCTGTCCTCGTTGACGGTGCTGAAATTTAGTTCGAGCCTCACGGTCTATCAGCACTGCACAGccttcaaaataaaattggagGTTTTTTTTCGGTAGCCAAACACTTTTTTGTTGGTTCCAATTCGCTCCCaagacgacaattcgtccgctggggtgtgctgctgtcgttaTGATGATGGTTTTCGAAAGCAATGTCAAACCGAtacatggtttcaaaacattcggaacaaaatatttattttcaccgcttaagtgaagttatgtatgaaattgattgagatccaatggtagagaaaTCATTTATCTActcaatggtatttttagggaCAACAGAGAATGTCCCgaaacgtgttttattcaagcgcaaaaatcgctcaggcgaaagttccattgaaactaacctcacatatcctggttttccaacctcaaactagtgctcctaccagccggatctcaatttttatgaaagtagtgcaataatgcaaaaaacaaacgtatgtagaacatagagaatggatattcctacctttttcgcctaactgtttcactgttGACCGCcttttatcaggaaaataaaaaaaaattccccacagcggcatgtgatggatgcgtgaaaaatcaaatctctcatcatctgactagttgcgctaccaaagtatagatggctaacagtatgttgcgtttcgcgCTTGGAGGCGTATAGAAAAAGGCGATTGCACGCTTCGGTATACGCTtccaatcgcaaaacgcaacatactgttagccatctatactttggtagcgcaactagtcagatgatgagagatttgatttttcacgtaaccatcacatgccgctgtggggaaaaatgttttattttcctgatataagacggttcacagtgaaacagttaggcggaaaaggtaggaatgtccattctctatgttctacatacgtttgttttttgtattatttcactactttcataaaaattaagatccggctggtaggagcactagtttgaggttggaaaaccaggatatgtgaggttagtttcaatggaactttcgcctgagcgatttttgcgcttgaataaaacacgcttcgggacattttccgctgcccctaaaaatatcattgggtagataaatgaattctctaccattggatctcattcaatttcatacaaaagtgaagtaagcggtgaaaataaatattttgttccgaatgttttgaaaccatgaattagtttgacattgctctcgtcaaccatcatcatgacgacagcagcacaccccaccggacgaattgtcgtattgGGAGCGAATAAATTCGGTCAATTTGTTTTACACGattatccaattttttttaaatacagatGGCGTAAATTTGCATTTTACCGAACAGCCGCCGTTTCTCCGATACCGCATGTGCGCCATCTATCGTTGATTCTTCAAATCCGTGTTAATgcttatttttaactaagattttttaaacgctattgactgtttaacgataaacttgcgacgatcgacgcgtcaccatatttcatacaacggagggtattagaactaacttagaggtgatgatttggcaatttggaggttaaaatcccctccaaacactagcgattttgcggtgggatgttgacgtttgatgacgaattttcaagttgcccgtgaggaatcgttcaaatattacataatgCTACAGGGGGAATGCGGAATGATAAAcacaccaaatattttttctattaaaGCTTTCATTCACAAGAATGAAGATAgatgcaaaataaaatgagaaaacttctgctgatcaactgtgaacaagagcaaagcaggtaatccattaagggttcattcatttatttcataacgctgaaaatggcaattttctacacccacccaccccttcgtaacgctttttgtatgaatattctataaattttgtatgagccgtaacatcgtgaggacactcacccaccccctgcagcgttatgaaatttgtgaataagccctaatGTCCATACGTGAGGGAggaagggggtctaaaattggcaaatttttcgTTACCGaatagggatcgttcaaatattacgtaacgtaaCAGGGAGAGGGAgagggtcttacatagtgttagggtccatacaataaatcaaaattttccatacaaaagttgttacgtgggggagggagggtaaaatttgcattacgatatatatatatatatatatgaaaagAACCCTTAAACAtgttatttttagtattttagtggtcatgcacaaattaagtcacgctctaaggggaggagggggtcaagcaaagcgtgacaagccttacaatttttttttggagttACGCTTGTTGGTGTTTTGGCCAAACTATttgcgatttattttatttatttagtcgGTGATGAATAGAAAACATTTTACGTGCATTCTCAATTTAGTTTGTTCTTCTATTTTTAAATCTAGATGGCTCTGGTGTTTGATAAAATAGTAAATGATGCACCTGAAAATTTTTAACCTAGCTTCTAAGTtttgaaatattattaaaaaaatttagtaaattttGAACACAAAACAAAACTTGTTCTGTCGTTATCATACGATTCGCAAACAAATCATATTTCATGACCAGttctaagaaaattttaaatgatcaatctcataaaattttgaaaattaggcCGCATAAATTTATTAGAGTGTGTTTGATTGTTGTCATCAGATCAGATCCTgtgtcatttttgttttcatttgccgGCGCATGGCGTAAACATACTTGTTTATCGAAGTGTTCGAAAGTATTTAAAGTGTTTAAAGTTcttaaaatttggaaaaatgtccAGCTCTGAATCGGAGGATGAGAATATCAAACGGTTTCTGGAGGCAGCCGATACGACACTGATAAACGATGCGATGTTCCAAGGCACTTCCGCTGAAAAGCAAAACGAACCCGTAAAAGGTATAAACAGTGTTGGCACAGTGGTCCGGAAGGCACTCTTTTTGTTTCATTATTATACACagtaaaaatgaataatttaattatttctctGCTGAAACCAACAACATGTAAACATTGAGTTCTAAAATACGTGGCTTTTTAcgttatttttcaaaactattgTCTGGTTTCTATAAATTTACTTATCCTAAATGATTTCTACTAATCACATAAGCAAGTCACGAATTTTACGACTATTTCCTATCAGTACCATAGACCATAGAAAAAAGATgcatgtatgaattttaatttctagTGTACATGAATAGAGTTTGTCTTGACAGAGTAtagattgaatttttattcatttacctCAATTTTTGGTCAGATGCGTTCCGAAGGTATTACATTTGGCACGCACGTTTTTCGAAGAtatatagggtgccggtgccattagtggactacctatgctataaaaaatcataacaaaataacgaaaagtcttagcagagatcttttggcgtcaacaggaAGATTTCaccctctactatatgggaaaaatataaaaagagtgatgaAACTAatgttttaacataaaatcgcttgagccactattggtacacgtgttccagtagttgcgctagtgctccagtagtagacgttcgggaatgatacgaggaatttcaaacaaaatggtaattttttacaCAGGTTTAAGATTTTTCCCTCGGaccagcaactaatatctttcgaatgaagcataaagatcatctctaagacttttcttcatttttttacatccattttaaaaactgcttccatccgttgatccactactggaacacaacggcaactactggtgcaagggagcacattttttgcgtaaatttaattattcatatgactttttgacaaaataaaaagctgaaatttggcaaatcgtcTAAACTAGTGATGATCTATCCaccatgtcgtttttatcgaaaaatgttcgttttattccatagtcaaatctactggtacattacaaccattggtaccggcaccctactgccgtgaatcgcaagtcagtcccatctgtaaaaagtaggcattgagaaaataggctgtgatgttttcaaactcgttttctatacgaatattcaaaaaattccagagggttggaacatgttccaatcttaatgaaactttcacaacttgtaTATCACTATGATATCttaccgagaaaaatataaagataatCAAAACAAGTTGCATTTTTGTGTTCCATGGTGCGAAAGtttgtagtgggactgatatgcggttacttttcattgtgggacaatttgacttgctgttttttcctaatttttccgaacaaatcatattattttattagtgcagctgaaagagcattgaaaagatgttgaaaactgaactcaactcaattttgacgaaaatgcagatgggactgacttgcgttCAGGGCAGTTTAAatatagatatattttttttaaattgcctCAACAACCTCGAACGGAAATCTTGTAATgaccttgataatctatccacttgggctagtaATACGggaaaaatgtatttaaatttgagtcaaaattatttaaataaatatttaaacaaaacgatgaaaatattattaaaaaaaaaaatcaaaatctagCACAAATGGAAAATAGAGCAGTAGAATATAGAAATATCGAATTTCCCGGTAGAATTGCAGATTTGTTCGATAGAATAGTAGTTTCAGTATTTACCCTAtagtaaaatcaagaaaatgtatgaattacAGGGCTGTTGCAACAGTCGCGTATTTCGCGATTCTCGCAGATTTATCCGCCAGTCGCGAAAATCGCGAGTGCATGAAATActgtcgcgaaaatcgcggatttATCATATCATGACGCGAAAGACcctaatttacattttacaatGAAGAGTTACATTTTGTTTATGGTGGATGTGCAGAAAattttgaacatcttccttcATTCCTATATTTATActtttgtttaggattttatttttgtataaataCAGCTTGCAGATTTGAAAGTATTGGAAAATGGGAGTGAGCCAAAGAACGAACTACTTTGCTTGAAGGTTGAAACGAAAAAGAATGAGTTTATTCATGAGGcagtaaaattcaaaaaagcatAGCCTACTATAATGGTTGATACAAT
It contains:
- the LOC5574439 gene encoding ribosomal protein 63, mitochondrial; its protein translation is MKLTVINLFKKSVNGHIFRGKYRLVKRVTPRSVETLRREYEQTERNMALLLKPYLTLEESSGHAKELNKKEQVINKWREQQLKMKPHVTISERLEHLNVKNVWD